In Paenibacillus sp. 1781tsa1, one DNA window encodes the following:
- a CDS encoding P-loop NTPase codes for MDVLFIYSGKGGVGKSTFAVNLAYSLPGLRVGLFDADFEGPSIPTMVSGVEDESMVAEGLGIHPGTYAGIRISSPGLIENNGLSRSLSGKYLEGALDQLLIKARWDVDVLIVDMPPGTSEIHHQLLRLLKGRCLLITTPQTVSFADTQKGIDLMRRMEVPLLGIVENMSQFQCECCGHSTAIFSGDTQGMLAVPNGLQVLDTFPIIPEISAKGNAGIPFVLANPEHPVSVRMAGLGRQLVILLTQKFSTWSVH; via the coding sequence ATGGACGTACTTTTCATCTATAGCGGAAAGGGCGGAGTCGGAAAATCCACTTTCGCTGTAAATTTAGCCTATTCATTACCAGGGTTAAGAGTAGGACTGTTTGATGCAGATTTTGAAGGGCCAAGTATACCTACCATGGTATCCGGAGTTGAAGACGAGTCTATGGTAGCAGAAGGACTTGGAATCCACCCGGGAACCTACGCAGGCATCCGCATTTCTTCGCCTGGACTGATTGAAAACAACGGCCTCAGCAGATCTCTTTCAGGCAAATATTTGGAAGGTGCACTGGATCAGTTACTGATAAAAGCCCGCTGGGATGTAGATGTACTAATCGTCGATATGCCTCCAGGGACTTCCGAGATTCACCACCAGCTGCTTCGTCTCTTGAAAGGACGGTGTCTTCTGATTACAACGCCTCAGACGGTAAGCTTTGCAGATACTCAGAAAGGGATCGACTTGATGCGACGGATGGAGGTTCCACTGCTTGGTATCGTCGAAAATATGTCTCAATTCCAATGTGAATGCTGCGGGCATTCCACTGCGATCTTTTCGGGGGATACCCAAGGCATGCTAGCTGTTCCGAACGGTCTGCAAGTGCTCGACACGTTTCCTATAATACCTGAAATTAGTGCGAAGGGGAACGCAGGCATTCCATTTGTACTAGCGAATCCAGAACATCCTGTTAGTGTGCGAATGGCCGGACTTGGACGTCAATTAGTTATTTTACTCACACAAAAGTTCAGCACATGGAGTGTACATTAA
- a CDS encoding phosphopantetheine-binding protein, with amino-acid sequence MSIEHIEHEVTALVKKKIHRDLEMTDDLKSAGLDSMKAIDLLLELEEKFEMTIPDEYMINDTFASMSNIVNMIHTLKQNA; translated from the coding sequence ATGAGCATTGAACACATTGAACATGAAGTCACAGCGCTGGTAAAGAAGAAAATTCATCGTGATCTGGAGATGACGGACGATCTGAAAAGCGCAGGCCTCGATTCTATGAAAGCGATCGATTTGCTGCTGGAACTGGAAGAGAAGTTTGAAATGACTATTCCCGATGAGTACATGATTAATGATACGTTTGCTTCCATGAGCAACATTGTGAACATGATCCATACGTTGAAGCAAAATGCTTAG
- a CDS encoding decarboxylase, with product MDYGELRSKYGSPLYIYDLNILRQSCHRLRDALPEPSMLYYSLKANPHPAIVKQLLDLGCRAEVSSLGELNSVLEAGGLPRDVLYTGPGKSELELKVAVAQGVQWFSAESMKELDRLRSVVSSGTPPIQVIMRINPDQGLADAGLAMTGTPSQFGTDEQKLLRELKEMQECDEIRIAGFHIFNGTNTANAERLAESFLSSIQVIARISKETGIPLQFVDLGGGFGHPYAVSGTPPDFSEIKVQLETALDEHMPGWRMGEPAIAYESGRYLSAACGVLVSSVVDIKESKGSRFIVLDSGIHHLGGMAGLGRIPRVQYDIKPVTEKTDPHPESAHIVGPLCTPLDFFNKKAAMPSLQLEEQVYIPNVGAYGITASLLGFLSREIPVELVVDEGEVKHVSQLALTRRTHVNEMHEGRTIHEH from the coding sequence TTGGACTATGGAGAGTTGCGGTCGAAATACGGCAGTCCGTTATATATATACGACTTGAATATTCTTCGCCAATCCTGCCACAGGTTAAGAGATGCATTACCCGAGCCTTCGATGTTGTATTACTCTCTGAAGGCCAATCCTCACCCGGCAATCGTTAAGCAGTTGTTAGATTTGGGGTGCAGGGCTGAAGTTTCATCGCTAGGTGAGCTGAATTCCGTGTTAGAAGCCGGAGGATTGCCCCGGGATGTATTGTACACTGGTCCTGGGAAGAGCGAATTGGAATTGAAGGTGGCTGTTGCACAGGGAGTACAATGGTTCTCGGCAGAATCAATGAAGGAGCTGGACAGATTAAGGTCTGTAGTGTCTTCTGGTACACCTCCAATTCAAGTCATTATGCGAATCAATCCCGATCAGGGCTTGGCTGATGCTGGACTGGCCATGACGGGCACACCCTCTCAGTTTGGAACGGATGAGCAGAAGCTTTTGCGAGAGCTGAAGGAAATGCAGGAATGCGACGAAATTCGTATTGCCGGTTTTCATATTTTCAATGGCACCAATACTGCGAATGCAGAGAGACTTGCGGAATCTTTTCTCTCTTCCATTCAGGTGATTGCGAGAATATCCAAGGAGACCGGAATTCCACTCCAATTCGTGGATTTAGGAGGCGGATTTGGACATCCTTATGCTGTGTCAGGCACCCCTCCGGATTTTAGTGAAATCAAGGTCCAATTGGAGACTGCTCTCGATGAGCATATGCCGGGATGGAGAATGGGAGAGCCTGCTATAGCATATGAGTCCGGACGATATCTTTCGGCCGCATGCGGTGTTCTGGTTAGCTCGGTTGTGGATATCAAGGAAAGTAAGGGCAGCCGTTTTATCGTTCTGGACAGCGGCATTCACCATCTGGGCGGGATGGCGGGGCTCGGACGCATTCCACGCGTTCAGTATGACATCAAGCCCGTCACAGAGAAGACCGACCCTCATCCGGAGTCGGCCCACATTGTAGGACCGCTGTGCACCCCTCTTGATTTTTTCAACAAAAAAGCAGCTATGCCTTCCTTACAATTGGAAGAGCAGGTCTATATTCCGAATGTTGGGGCTTATGGGATTACGGCCAGTTTATTGGGATTTCTGAGCAGGGAAATTCCCGTTGAATTGGTCGTGGATGAGGGTGAAGTGAAGCATGTTTCACAGCTTGCTCTGACACGAAGAACGCACGTGAATGAAATGCATGAAGGGAGGACTATTCATGAGCATTGA
- a CDS encoding class I adenylate-forming enzyme family protein — protein MKRLCELLDHSEQRYPHKAALITDEGHFTYSQLTQERDRISAYLQSCGVKTGERIILLLPHGKFLVSSMFAASRLGATYILLHESTTSYQLDYIVKDSQASYLLTTDAFVEKLAMSSYIGIKVISENDVTTHALEHSRLDDPEYEDRSGNEVACLLYTSGSTGRPKAVVSHHSSMLFVLESIQSCLKIETDDVIGNFLPLSFDYGMYQVFLAFNQNATIALGQRSDVGPALIHKIREWGITGLPIVPSMGEALIKLMRRQMTQLPEIRFITNTGAALPQAYIKEFNRFFPNAQLHLMYGLTECKRVSILQPEFLADKPGSVGTSLPGTSCTIIDERGLQLPPYKVGELVVHGPHVMMGYWNDTQRTQHVFRNMASPERSLHTGDYFWMDDEGFLYFYARKDDMYKQNGFRVSPTEIELAAVDIDGVEQAALILTGDTAVPILAVSSTRTADSILDELRMRLEDYKMPTHIYVTDQLPLTSNGKIDKNKLKTDLEKE, from the coding sequence TTGAAACGATTATGTGAGTTGTTAGATCATTCAGAACAACGATATCCGCATAAAGCAGCTTTGATCACAGACGAAGGCCATTTTACTTATAGTCAACTAACTCAGGAGAGGGATCGTATATCCGCTTATTTGCAATCCTGCGGTGTAAAAACAGGCGAGCGAATCATACTACTTTTGCCTCATGGCAAATTTCTCGTCTCATCCATGTTTGCTGCCTCCAGGCTTGGAGCAACCTATATCCTCTTGCATGAGAGTACAACAAGTTATCAGTTGGACTACATTGTTAAAGATTCGCAAGCTTCCTATCTGCTAACGACCGATGCTTTTGTTGAAAAGTTGGCGATGTCATCCTATATAGGGATTAAGGTCATATCGGAAAATGACGTGACCACACATGCATTGGAGCATAGCAGATTAGATGACCCGGAGTACGAAGATCGCTCAGGTAATGAAGTTGCCTGCCTGTTGTATACATCGGGAAGTACAGGCCGGCCGAAGGCCGTGGTGTCACACCACTCCAGCATGCTATTTGTACTGGAGAGCATTCAGTCTTGCCTGAAAATAGAAACAGACGACGTAATCGGCAATTTTCTTCCGTTGTCTTTTGATTACGGAATGTATCAGGTTTTTTTAGCATTTAATCAAAATGCAACGATAGCCTTGGGTCAGCGATCTGATGTGGGCCCGGCGCTCATTCATAAAATAAGGGAATGGGGTATTACCGGGTTACCAATTGTACCTAGCATGGGAGAAGCGCTGATCAAACTTATGCGCAGACAGATGACACAATTACCAGAGATTCGTTTCATTACCAATACAGGAGCTGCACTACCCCAAGCATATATAAAGGAATTTAATAGATTTTTCCCGAATGCCCAGCTACATCTGATGTACGGGCTGACGGAGTGTAAACGGGTCTCCATCCTTCAGCCGGAATTTCTCGCTGATAAACCGGGGTCTGTCGGAACATCTCTTCCGGGTACAAGTTGCACCATAATCGATGAGAGAGGATTGCAACTGCCACCATATAAGGTTGGCGAATTGGTTGTGCATGGTCCTCATGTCATGATGGGTTACTGGAATGATACGCAGCGAACACAGCACGTTTTTCGAAATATGGCTTCTCCTGAGCGGAGCTTGCACACAGGGGACTACTTCTGGATGGACGATGAAGGTTTCTTGTATTTCTACGCTCGCAAGGATGATATGTACAAGCAAAACGGCTTTCGTGTAAGTCCTACGGAGATCGAACTGGCAGCAGTCGACATCGATGGCGTCGAACAAGCCGCGCTGATACTGACCGGAGACACCGCTGTGCCTATTCTTGCAGTGAGTTCTACACGGACTGCGGATAGCATTCTCGACGAATTACGAATGCGGCTGGAGGATTACAAGATGCCAACACACATCTATGTTACAGACCAGTTACCTTTAACTTCGAACGGTAAAATCGATAAAAACAAGCTGAAAACAGACCTGGAAAAGGAGTGA
- a CDS encoding acyl carrier protein — protein sequence MEQVSNSMIEAKIIQIIHNILGYHLDIPLDERLENLGFNSIKYISLIVSLEEEFEIIFRDEDLLYECFATVEQIEWRISGMVSSA from the coding sequence ATGGAACAAGTATCTAACTCGATGATTGAAGCAAAAATCATTCAGATTATTCACAATATACTTGGATACCACTTGGACATTCCTCTCGATGAGCGATTAGAGAATCTCGGGTTTAACTCAATAAAATATATTTCACTAATTGTTTCACTAGAAGAGGAGTTTGAGATTATTTTCCGGGACGAGGACCTGTTGTATGAATGTTTTGCTACAGTGGAGCAGATAGAGTGGAGAATATCGGGTATGGTATCTTCTGCATGA